The bacterium genome window below encodes:
- a CDS encoding site-specific integrase → MIKHPLESVLLVYLEDKDITKESYDLYLIILKQYITYLKEHEITFATTRDLENYVEGLRRRNYSSRWIYNQISAIKGFYQYLKRNERRLDLPHEYSDDISEPIKNERITHHFRETLSLEQAKHLIASLKENRRYIWHYRDYAIIYLMLISGMRSVEIRRAKKKDLITATSKLELSMILHVNTVS, encoded by the coding sequence ATGATCAAACACCCGCTTGAATCCGTACTTCTTGTCTATCTAGAAGATAAAGATATCACGAAAGAATCCTATGATCTCTATCTGATCATTTTGAAACAATACATCACATACCTAAAAGAACACGAAATCACGTTTGCTACCACACGTGATTTAGAGAATTATGTCGAGGGGTTAAGAAGAAGAAACTATTCCTCTCGATGGATTTATAACCAAATCAGCGCCATTAAGGGATTTTATCAGTATCTAAAAAGGAATGAGCGTAGATTAGACTTACCTCATGAGTATAGTGATGATATCAGTGAACCTATCAAAAACGAACGGATCACACACCACTTTCGAGAGACACTAAGTCTTGAACAAGCCAAACACTTGATTGCATCCTTAAAGGAAAATAGACGCTATATCTGGCATTACCGGGATTATGCCATCATCTATTTGATGCTGATCTCTGGGATGAGAAGTGTCGAGATCAGACGAGCCAAAAAGAAGGATCTCATCACCGCCACCTCTAAACTAGAACTGTCGATGATTTTGCATGTGAATACAGTGAGTTAA
- a CDS encoding Fic family protein produces the protein MSRSGVFINNLAGSLSYQSFRPSDLPPIPEIVIDDVLDKKIKEAYHLLGKLDGISKLIPNKDLFISMYVRKEALLSSQIEGTQATLDDIFDPHLEQNMNVDVEEVIQYLKALYYANVLLNNLPISIRFIKEIHHVLLTSSRGKDKEPGELRRTQNWIGPQGSSLKNARFIPPNLSDMQNSLANLESYIHENDSLDPLIKIALIHYQFETIHPFLDGNGRIGRLLISVLLKHYGLLEEDTLYLSYYLKRNRIDYYDRLMDVRLKGHYEAWISFFIEGVIESSKHALKTIESLLNLRKEHLEILSQLQGKTKQTALLLFTYLESHPIIDIKQASIGIGRAFNTVSTAITTFVNLGILKQVDGNKRYRIFSYEPYLNILRDGTN, from the coding sequence ATGAGTCGTTCAGGTGTATTTATTAACAATTTAGCTGGGAGTCTTTCCTATCAGTCTTTTAGACCAAGTGATCTACCACCTATTCCAGAAATAGTCATTGATGATGTACTCGACAAAAAAATCAAAGAAGCTTATCATTTGCTGGGTAAACTGGATGGTATATCAAAATTAATTCCAAATAAGGATCTCTTTATATCGATGTATGTTAGAAAAGAGGCACTTCTATCGAGTCAAATTGAAGGTACACAAGCAACGCTAGATGATATTTTCGATCCTCACTTAGAGCAGAACATGAATGTAGATGTTGAAGAAGTCATCCAATACCTAAAAGCACTTTATTATGCCAACGTATTATTGAATAATCTTCCAATTTCTATTCGTTTTATTAAAGAGATTCATCATGTACTACTCACATCATCGAGAGGTAAGGATAAAGAACCAGGAGAACTCAGAAGAACTCAAAATTGGATTGGACCACAGGGTAGTTCACTAAAAAATGCAAGATTCATACCGCCTAATCTAAGTGATATGCAGAATTCACTTGCCAATTTAGAATCTTATATACATGAAAATGATTCATTAGATCCTCTCATCAAAATAGCTCTGATCCACTATCAGTTTGAAACTATTCACCCTTTTTTAGATGGAAATGGTCGTATCGGAAGACTTTTGATATCGGTGTTATTAAAACATTATGGTTTACTTGAAGAAGACACTTTATATCTGTCATATTATTTAAAAAGAAATCGAATCGATTATTATGACAGATTAATGGATGTCAGATTGAAAGGACATTATGAAGCATGGATATCATTTTTTATCGAAGGTGTGATTGAATCATCGAAACATGCGTTAAAAACAATTGAATCTTTATTAAATTTAAGAAAAGAACATTTAGAAATTCTTAGTCAGCTTCAAGGAAAAACAAAACAAACTGCATTACTTCTATTCACATATTTAGAATCACATCCAATCATTGATATCAAGCAAGCAAGTATCGGTATCGGAAGAGCATTTAATACAGTATCTACTGCAATAACTACTTTCGTTAATCTCGGTATTTTAAAACAAGTAGATGGTAATAAGAGATATCGTATCTTTTCATATGAGCCTTATTTGAATATTTTAAGAGATGGCACAAATTAA